A genome region from Nocardiopsis exhalans includes the following:
- the rsmI gene encoding 16S rRNA (cytidine(1402)-2'-O)-methyltransferase has protein sequence MVEVVDGTQRVGRLVLAGLPIGNQEDAPPRLLHALEGARVIAAEDTRRLKQFASRSGIRLGGESGARIVSYYDQNETRRGEELLGDLRRGEEVLVVTDAGMPGVSDPGYRLAAACANEGIPVTAIPGPSAVTTALVVSGLPTDRFCFEGFPPRKGLKGYLDELADERRTMVFFESPHRIAATLEAMAAAFGADRRAAVCRELTKTYEEVRRGGLGELAGWAAEGVRGEISVVVEGARPRAERTSDADLVAAVAGLEDEGVRRKEAIVRIAKETGVPKRRVYDLVHGVVEVGSGEAE, from the coding sequence GTGGTTGAGGTTGTGGATGGGACGCAGCGGGTCGGGAGGCTGGTCCTGGCCGGGTTGCCCATCGGGAACCAGGAGGACGCGCCGCCCCGGCTGCTGCACGCCCTGGAGGGCGCGCGCGTGATCGCGGCGGAGGACACCCGCCGGTTGAAGCAGTTCGCCTCGCGTTCGGGCATCCGGTTGGGCGGGGAGTCCGGGGCCCGAATTGTTTCTTACTACGACCAGAACGAGACCCGCCGGGGCGAGGAGCTCCTCGGCGACCTCAGGAGGGGCGAGGAGGTCCTGGTCGTCACCGACGCCGGGATGCCCGGGGTGTCCGATCCCGGCTACCGCCTGGCGGCGGCCTGCGCGAACGAGGGGATCCCCGTCACCGCGATCCCGGGGCCGTCGGCGGTGACCACCGCCCTGGTGGTCTCCGGACTGCCCACGGACCGATTCTGCTTCGAGGGCTTCCCGCCGCGCAAGGGCCTGAAGGGGTATCTGGACGAGCTCGCCGACGAGCGCCGCACGATGGTCTTCTTCGAGAGCCCGCACCGGATCGCCGCCACCCTGGAGGCGATGGCCGCCGCCTTCGGCGCGGACCGCCGGGCGGCGGTGTGCCGCGAGCTCACCAAGACCTACGAGGAGGTGCGCCGGGGCGGTCTGGGCGAGTTGGCCGGATGGGCCGCGGAGGGGGTGCGCGGTGAGATCTCGGTGGTCGTGGAAGGCGCCCGCCCCAGGGCGGAGCGCACCAGCGACGCCGACCTGGTGGCCGCGGTGGCCGGACTGGAGGACGAGGGAGTGCGCCGAAAGGAGGCCATCGTCCGGATCGCCAAGGAGACCGGGGTGCCCAAGCGCCGTGTCTACGACCTCGTGCACGGGGTCGTGGAGGTGGGGTCAGGGGAAGCCGAGTAA
- a CDS encoding MogA/MoaB family molybdenum cofactor biosynthesis protein produces the protein MRRVAVVTASNRAAAGVYPDRSGPVIVERLQAMGFAVVGPWVVPDGEPVAEAIERALAERVDAVLTTGGTGLTPQDLTPEATRPLLIREIPGIPEALRAAGRDKGVPTAILSRGLAGIAERFGHRALVVNLPGSRGGARDGMAVLEPVLGHAIDQLRGGDHPRPE, from the coding sequence GTGCGCCGGGTCGCGGTGGTGACCGCCTCCAACCGGGCGGCCGCCGGGGTCTACCCGGACCGCTCCGGTCCGGTGATCGTCGAGCGGCTCCAGGCCATGGGCTTCGCCGTCGTCGGCCCCTGGGTGGTGCCGGACGGCGAGCCGGTGGCCGAGGCCATCGAACGGGCCCTGGCCGAGCGGGTGGACGCGGTGCTGACCACAGGGGGCACCGGGCTCACCCCGCAGGACCTCACCCCCGAGGCGACGCGCCCACTGCTCATCCGGGAGATCCCCGGGATCCCGGAGGCGCTGCGCGCGGCGGGCCGGGACAAGGGCGTGCCCACGGCGATCCTCTCCCGAGGGCTGGCCGGGATCGCCGAACGTTTCGGACACCGCGCGCTGGTGGTCAACCTGCCCGGTTCCAGAGGCGGTGCGCGTGACGGGATGGCCGTGCTGGAGCCGGTTCTGGGCCACGCGATCGACCAGCTCCGAGGCGGGGACCACCCTCGACCCGAATGA
- a CDS encoding 5-formyltetrahydrofolate cyclo-ligase: MGDTNDRSRSAKRELRRSLLARRRERSAPERDRAGSAVRDTLMELPWLAMGGTVAGYYSVGGEPDTRRLVNALWKRGTYVLLPIFLPDGTLDWAAFDGPDSLAPAGHGLVEPTGHRYGPEVLGRADAVICPALAVDRRGNRMGRGAGCYDRALAHKGPHTPAIAVVHDDEFVEDLPAEPHDRPVDAVVTPGGGLHVFEPAAVVWPGQ; this comes from the coding sequence ATGGGTGACACGAACGACCGGAGCCGGTCCGCCAAGCGCGAGCTGCGCAGGAGCCTCCTCGCCAGGAGGCGGGAGCGGAGCGCGCCGGAACGCGACCGCGCGGGTTCGGCGGTCCGCGACACCCTCATGGAGCTGCCGTGGCTGGCTATGGGCGGGACCGTGGCCGGCTACTACTCCGTGGGCGGCGAGCCCGACACCCGCAGGCTGGTGAACGCCCTGTGGAAGCGGGGCACGTACGTCCTCCTCCCGATCTTCCTCCCCGACGGCACACTCGACTGGGCGGCCTTCGACGGCCCCGACAGCCTCGCACCCGCCGGGCACGGGCTGGTCGAGCCCACCGGCCACCGCTACGGGCCCGAGGTGCTGGGCCGCGCGGACGCGGTGATCTGCCCGGCCCTGGCCGTGGACCGGCGGGGGAACCGGATGGGGCGCGGTGCGGGCTGCTACGACCGCGCGCTCGCCCACAAGGGCCCGCACACACCCGCGATCGCCGTGGTCCACGACGACGAGTTCGTCGAGGACCTGCCGGCCGAACCGCACGACCGCCCCGTGGACGCGGTGGTCACCCCGGGCGGCGGGCTCCACGTGTTCGAACCGGCGGCGGTGGTCTGGCCCGGACAGTGA
- a CDS encoding AIM24 family protein encodes MRSELFQQARETQQPGMHLQNHKMLRVGLNGEFFARQGSMVAYQGNIDFSYQGAGSVGKFFKKAFTGEGLPLMRVSGQGDVFLARDAWDVHLVDLEGESLTVSGENVLAFEPTLEWDIRRVQGAGMTAGGLFNTVFTGRGRLAIACHGTPVLLNVDQPTFVDTDAAVAWSSSLQTGIRRSFKAGALIGRGSGEAFQLSLQGQGFVLVQASEGAPTPVQAG; translated from the coding sequence ATGCGCAGCGAACTCTTCCAGCAGGCTCGGGAAACCCAGCAGCCCGGCATGCACCTGCAGAACCACAAGATGCTGAGAGTGGGCCTGAACGGCGAGTTCTTCGCCCGGCAGGGTTCCATGGTCGCCTACCAGGGGAACATCGACTTCTCCTACCAGGGCGCGGGCAGTGTGGGGAAGTTCTTCAAGAAGGCCTTCACGGGGGAGGGCCTGCCCCTGATGCGGGTGTCCGGGCAGGGGGACGTCTTCCTGGCCCGGGACGCCTGGGACGTGCACCTGGTCGACCTGGAGGGGGAGTCCCTGACCGTCAGCGGAGAGAACGTGCTGGCCTTCGAGCCGACCCTGGAGTGGGACATCCGCCGGGTCCAGGGCGCGGGGATGACCGCGGGAGGTCTTTTCAACACGGTTTTCACCGGTCGGGGGCGGCTGGCGATCGCCTGCCACGGAACACCCGTGCTGCTCAACGTCGACCAGCCCACCTTCGTGGACACCGACGCCGCCGTCGCCTGGTCGAGCTCGCTGCAGACCGGCATTCGCAGGTCCTTCAAAGCTGGCGCCCTCATCGGGCGCGGCAGCGGCGAGGCTTTCCAGCTGTCCTTGCAGGGGCAGGGTTTCGTGCTCGTCCAGGCCTCGGAGGGCGCCCCGACACCCGTACAGGCCGGCTGA
- the sepX gene encoding divisome protein SepX/GlpR, translating to MSSSPLYLAIVVVWLIVLVPMLLRKDSVDTVHEDVRREDDEAEAPEADETDVESEHGAEGLSGDSGDPDLTETQVITRPAVSGEHTAEEEAPPRSRSAAEQVTRPSREPRSRVIARRRRRTTVLTLLNVATVVAVAFGLGPWWVIAPPVLLLAGHVALLREAAKADAELRQAQARARRRAVLRARRAEAEEAREAEREAEVIAFIERRSQVYDQYADARLRAAGD from the coding sequence ATGAGCAGCTCTCCTCTGTACCTGGCCATCGTGGTGGTCTGGCTCATTGTCCTCGTCCCGATGCTGCTGCGGAAGGACTCCGTGGACACCGTCCACGAGGACGTCCGTCGTGAGGACGACGAGGCGGAGGCCCCCGAGGCCGACGAGACCGATGTGGAGTCCGAGCACGGCGCGGAGGGCCTCTCAGGCGACTCGGGCGACCCGGATCTCACTGAGACCCAGGTGATCACCCGTCCCGCCGTCAGCGGCGAACACACGGCCGAGGAGGAGGCTCCGCCGCGGAGCCGCTCCGCCGCGGAACAGGTCACTCGCCCGAGCCGCGAGCCCCGGTCCCGTGTCATCGCGCGTCGGCGCCGTCGCACCACCGTGCTCACCCTGCTGAACGTCGCCACCGTCGTTGCGGTCGCCTTCGGTCTCGGTCCCTGGTGGGTGATCGCGCCGCCGGTCCTGCTGCTGGCCGGGCACGTGGCCCTGCTCCGCGAGGCCGCCAAGGCCGACGCCGAGCTCCGCCAGGCCCAGGCCAGGGCGCGCCGACGGGCCGTCCTGCGGGCCCGCCGGGCCGAGGCGGAGGAGGCCCGCGAAGCCGAGCGGGAGGCCGAGGTCATCGCCTTCATCGAGCGCCGCAGCCAGGTCTACGACCAGTACGCGGACGCCCGTCTGAGGGCCGCCGGAGACTGA
- a CDS encoding FmdB family zinc ribbon protein: MPTYQYACTECDAQMEVVQSFSDDSLTVCPECEGRLRKVYSAVGIVFKGSGFYRTDSGKTTTNSSALTGSNSADSGSEGKSGGTADSAKSASDSGGGAPAAASTGGSDSSSSKSTSGSTAATSTSS; encoded by the coding sequence GTGCCTACGTACCAGTACGCGTGCACCGAGTGCGACGCTCAGATGGAGGTCGTGCAGAGCTTCAGCGACGACTCGCTGACGGTCTGCCCCGAGTGCGAGGGACGCCTGCGCAAGGTGTACTCCGCGGTCGGCATCGTCTTCAAGGGTTCGGGCTTCTACCGCACGGACAGCGGGAAGACCACCACGAACAGCTCCGCGCTGACCGGCTCCAACTCCGCCGACAGCGGCTCCGAGGGCAAGTCCGGCGGCACCGCCGACTCCGCCAAGTCCGCCTCGGACTCCGGCGGCGGCGCCCCCGCCGCCGCCAGCACCGGTGGCAGCGACAGTTCGAGCAGCAAGAGCACCAGCGGCAGCACCGCCGCGACCAGCACCAGCAGCTGA
- a CDS encoding dolichyl-phosphate-mannose--protein mannosyltransferase → MTSTALHSEAAPSNPPAAAQPPTLRSRLAPRPPSPWWLGWLGAAVVALFAGALRFFNLNQPERIYFDETYYATDAYALWNFGYEHDSLDDSDRMLSQGDPNIWTGAGDFIVHPPVGKWMIALGDWLYSIMPFGTAVSPEGWRVASALAGMISVLILVRLATRMTRSVLLGCTAGLILALDGLHFTLSRIAMVDIFLTLWILAGFTCLVIDRDKTRERLVRLGEAGVSLTTVGWLGMRWWRLAAGLCFGLAIGTKWSALFFVAAFGLLTVAWDYGARRSVGQQRPFGRWLGFDAVPAFVQTVVVAGVVYLVSWSGWLFTRGGYNRDFADGMAPAWLPNFMSAPMEALWSLADYHSRMMNFHSNLSSEHSYISAPWEWLIMRTPVMFHYDGQAVGCDTGNCVTSVVSIGTPIIWWVSIIAVIVMFGWWVTFRDWRAGAVLLAVAAGWLPWFAYPDRPMFLFYALPILPFLVLAIVLMLGLVMGAGEDSPRFAPYLRALGGVVFGVVVLLIIAHFAYLYPVLSAYPLPEEIWRDRLWFDVWIYGRDASS, encoded by the coding sequence ATGACCAGCACCGCACTTCACAGCGAGGCAGCGCCCTCGAACCCCCCGGCCGCGGCCCAGCCGCCGACACTCCGTTCCCGCCTCGCGCCCCGCCCGCCCAGCCCTTGGTGGTTGGGGTGGCTGGGCGCCGCCGTCGTCGCGCTCTTCGCCGGCGCGCTGAGGTTCTTCAACCTCAACCAGCCCGAACGCATCTACTTCGACGAGACCTACTACGCCACGGACGCCTACGCGCTCTGGAACTTCGGGTACGAGCACGACTCGCTGGACGACTCGGACCGGATGCTGAGTCAGGGCGACCCGAACATCTGGACCGGCGCGGGCGACTTCATCGTGCACCCGCCGGTCGGCAAGTGGATGATCGCGCTCGGCGACTGGCTGTACTCGATCATGCCCTTCGGTACGGCCGTGAGCCCCGAGGGCTGGCGGGTGGCCTCCGCCCTGGCCGGGATGATCTCCGTTCTCATCCTGGTCCGGCTCGCCACCCGGATGACCCGCTCGGTCCTGCTCGGCTGCACGGCCGGTCTCATCCTGGCGCTGGACGGCCTGCACTTCACGCTCAGCCGGATCGCCATGGTGGACATCTTCCTCACCCTGTGGATCCTGGCCGGGTTCACCTGCCTGGTGATCGACCGGGACAAGACTCGGGAACGGCTGGTCCGGCTCGGGGAGGCCGGGGTCAGCCTCACCACCGTCGGCTGGTTGGGGATGCGGTGGTGGCGGCTGGCCGCGGGGCTGTGCTTCGGCCTGGCGATCGGCACCAAGTGGTCGGCCCTGTTCTTCGTGGCCGCCTTCGGTCTGCTCACCGTGGCCTGGGACTACGGCGCCCGGCGCAGCGTCGGCCAGCAGCGCCCGTTCGGCCGCTGGCTCGGCTTCGACGCCGTTCCGGCGTTCGTGCAGACCGTGGTGGTGGCGGGGGTCGTCTACCTGGTCTCGTGGTCGGGCTGGCTCTTCACCCGGGGCGGCTACAACCGGGACTTCGCGGACGGTATGGCACCCGCGTGGCTGCCGAACTTCATGAGCGCCCCGATGGAGGCGCTGTGGAGTCTGGCGGACTACCACTCGCGGATGATGAACTTCCACTCCAATCTGTCCAGTGAGCACTCCTATATTTCGGCCCCGTGGGAATGGCTGATCATGCGCACCCCGGTGATGTTCCACTACGACGGCCAGGCCGTCGGGTGCGACACCGGGAACTGTGTGACCTCGGTGGTGTCGATCGGCACCCCGATCATCTGGTGGGTCAGCATCATCGCCGTGATCGTGATGTTCGGCTGGTGGGTCACCTTCCGCGACTGGCGCGCGGGCGCGGTGCTGCTCGCGGTCGCCGCGGGCTGGCTGCCCTGGTTCGCCTACCCGGACCGGCCCATGTTCCTGTTCTACGCGCTGCCGATCCTGCCCTTCCTTGTGCTGGCCATTGTGCTGATGCTGGGGCTGGTGATGGGCGCCGGCGAGGACAGCCCGCGTTTCGCTCCTTATCTGCGGGCGCTGGGCGGGGTGGTCTTCGGTGTGGTGGTGCTGCTGATCATCGCCCACTTCGCCTACCTCTACCCGGTGCTGTCGGCCTATCCGCTCCCGGAGGAGATCTGGCGGGACCGGCTCTGGTTCGACGTGTGGATCTACGGCCGGGACGCGTCGTCCTGA
- a CDS encoding cold-shock protein, with the protein MAQGTVKWFNSEKGFGFIAVEGGQPDVFVHYSAIAGTGFRNLEEDQKVEFDIIQGPKGPQAADVRAV; encoded by the coding sequence ATGGCTCAGGGCACCGTGAAGTGGTTCAACTCTGAGAAGGGTTTCGGGTTCATCGCCGTCGAGGGTGGTCAGCCCGACGTGTTCGTGCACTACTCGGCGATCGCGGGTACCGGCTTCCGGAACCTGGAAGAGGACCAGAAGGTCGAGTTCGACATCATCCAGGGCCCCAAGGGCCCGCAGGCGGCGGACGTGCGCGCGGTCTGA
- a CDS encoding sec-independent translocase, whose product MFGISGGEFILLLLLALLIFGPDQLPKAAQQVGRVLRQLRTMANSASNDIKEGLGPEYKDFDVQDLNPKRFIQKHFWEEEDEPEKKPASRLNGKRPPFDDEAT is encoded by the coding sequence ATGTTCGGCATCAGCGGAGGAGAGTTCATCCTCCTCCTCCTGCTCGCTCTGTTGATCTTCGGCCCCGACCAGCTCCCCAAGGCCGCCCAGCAGGTCGGCCGGGTCCTGCGCCAGCTCCGCACCATGGCCAACTCCGCCTCCAACGACATCAAGGAGGGGCTCGGCCCGGAGTACAAGGACTTCGACGTCCAGGACCTCAACCCCAAGCGCTTCATCCAGAAGCACTTCTGGGAAGAAGAGGACGAACCGGAGAAGAAGCCCGCCTCCCGGCTGAACGGGAAGCGCCCGCCCTTCGATGACGAGGCCACCTGA
- a CDS encoding TetR/AcrR family transcriptional regulator — MADGYHHGNLRAAVLARAAEVIEQEGPYAFSLRSLAADLGVSHTAPRYHFGSREGVLNALATEGYTELADRLRANRESDGGFLESGVEYVRFATEFPAHFQVMFAPTLLDENDPELFAARSAAFGELSSGVESLALEGRPVEDAAAGLVAGWGIVHGIATLALTGNLDSSGVRALLGDADLLTITRRSAGLLFGASGPPTEPAQE, encoded by the coding sequence ATGGCAGACGGATACCACCACGGGAACCTGCGGGCCGCCGTTCTGGCGCGGGCCGCGGAGGTCATCGAACAGGAAGGCCCCTACGCCTTCAGCCTGCGCTCGCTCGCGGCTGACCTCGGGGTGAGCCACACGGCTCCGAGGTACCACTTCGGGAGCCGGGAGGGCGTACTGAACGCGCTCGCCACCGAGGGCTACACCGAACTGGCCGACCGGCTGCGGGCCAACCGGGAGTCGGACGGCGGGTTCCTGGAGTCCGGGGTCGAGTACGTGCGCTTCGCCACGGAGTTCCCGGCCCATTTCCAGGTGATGTTCGCGCCGACCCTGCTCGACGAGAACGATCCCGAGCTCTTCGCGGCCCGGAGCGCGGCCTTCGGTGAGCTCAGCTCCGGAGTGGAGTCCCTGGCCCTGGAGGGGCGCCCGGTGGAGGACGCGGCCGCCGGTCTGGTGGCCGGGTGGGGGATCGTGCACGGCATCGCCACCCTGGCGCTCACCGGGAACCTGGACAGCTCCGGGGTCAGGGCCCTGCTCGGGGACGCCGACCTGCTCACCATCACCCGACGCAGCGCCGGACTTCTGTTCGGAGCTTCGGGGCCCCCTACCGAACCAGCACAGGAGTAA
- the moaC gene encoding cyclic pyranopterin monophosphate synthase MoaC: MTDTPQPESHPSGLTHLDESGAARMVDVSGKTVSARTATATGRVLLSPVTVAALRDGEVPKGDALAVARIAGIQGAKRTPDLVPLCHPIAVHGVDVDLTVVDDGVDISATVRTADRTGVEMEALTCVMTAALGLVDMVKALDPEAEVTRVRVEEKTGGKKGHWRRGE, translated from the coding sequence ATGACCGACACCCCACAGCCGGAGTCCCACCCTTCCGGTCTCACGCACCTCGACGAGTCCGGCGCCGCGCGCATGGTGGACGTCTCCGGCAAGACCGTCAGCGCCCGCACCGCCACGGCCACGGGTCGGGTCCTGCTCTCCCCGGTGACCGTCGCCGCCCTGCGCGACGGCGAGGTCCCCAAGGGCGATGCCCTCGCGGTCGCCCGGATCGCCGGGATCCAGGGGGCCAAGCGCACCCCCGACCTCGTGCCGCTGTGCCACCCGATCGCCGTGCACGGGGTGGACGTGGACCTGACCGTCGTGGACGACGGCGTGGACATCAGCGCCACGGTGCGCACCGCGGACCGCACCGGGGTCGAGATGGAGGCGCTCACCTGCGTCATGACGGCTGCTCTCGGGCTGGTCGACATGGTCAAGGCGCTCGACCCCGAGGCCGAGGTCACCCGGGTGCGGGTGGAGGAGAAGACCGGCGGCAAGAAGGGCCACTGGAGGCGCGGTGAGTGA
- the glp gene encoding molybdotransferase-like divisome protein Glp, producing MKSVEQHISDLLGLVTTLEATELDLLKAQGTVLAAPIVSPVSLPGFDNSSMDGYAVHAADLAGASAEAPVSLPVVADIPAGDPDPAAIRPGLCARIMTGAPMPTGADAVVPVEWTDGGAVDVRIDRPTRPGSFVRRRGEDVEEGATVLRAGVRIGAGEMGVLAAVGRRSVPVRPRPRVVVLSTGEELVEPGRPLGPGQIYESNSYMIAAAARDEGCEVHRHGFVGDDPATVWDTLEGLLVRADVVVTTGGVSMGVYDVVKEVLTRQGTVEFTQVAMQPGKPQGFGTIGPDKTPILTLPGNPVSAFVSFHLFVRPLLRRLRGLQPNPLPSVRARLTTPVSSPQGRRSYLRAVLAGPAAGDEVPTVAPAVRQGSHQLSALADANGLLVVPEEVTELPAGALAEVLVLPDR from the coding sequence ATGAAGAGCGTCGAACAGCACATCTCCGATCTTCTGGGGTTGGTCACCACCCTCGAAGCGACCGAGTTGGACCTGCTCAAGGCACAGGGGACGGTGCTCGCCGCGCCGATCGTCTCCCCGGTGTCCCTGCCCGGCTTCGACAACTCCTCCATGGACGGGTACGCCGTCCACGCGGCCGACCTGGCCGGGGCCAGCGCCGAGGCCCCGGTCAGCCTGCCCGTGGTGGCGGACATCCCGGCGGGCGATCCCGACCCCGCCGCGATCCGGCCCGGCCTGTGTGCCCGGATCATGACCGGCGCACCGATGCCCACCGGCGCCGACGCCGTCGTCCCCGTGGAGTGGACCGACGGCGGCGCGGTCGACGTGCGTATCGACCGCCCCACCCGGCCGGGCAGTTTCGTCCGCCGCCGGGGCGAGGACGTCGAGGAGGGTGCGACGGTGCTGCGCGCCGGGGTCCGGATCGGCGCCGGTGAGATGGGTGTCCTGGCCGCGGTCGGGCGGCGCTCGGTCCCGGTCCGCCCCCGCCCGCGGGTGGTGGTGCTCTCCACCGGCGAGGAGCTGGTCGAACCGGGGCGCCCCCTCGGGCCGGGCCAGATCTACGAGTCCAACAGCTACATGATCGCCGCCGCGGCCAGGGACGAGGGCTGCGAGGTCCACCGCCACGGGTTCGTCGGCGACGACCCGGCCACCGTCTGGGACACCCTCGAGGGCCTCCTGGTCCGCGCCGACGTCGTCGTCACCACCGGCGGCGTGAGCATGGGCGTCTACGACGTGGTCAAGGAGGTGCTGACCCGGCAGGGCACCGTGGAGTTCACCCAGGTGGCCATGCAGCCGGGCAAGCCCCAGGGGTTCGGAACCATCGGTCCGGACAAGACCCCGATCCTCACTCTCCCGGGCAACCCGGTCAGCGCGTTCGTGTCGTTCCACCTGTTCGTCCGGCCGCTCCTGCGCAGACTCCGCGGCCTGCAGCCGAACCCGCTCCCGAGCGTGCGCGCCCGGCTGACCACGCCGGTCAGCTCGCCCCAGGGCCGCCGTTCCTACCTGCGCGCCGTGCTGGCGGGTCCCGCCGCCGGCGACGAGGTCCCCACGGTCGCCCCGGCGGTGCGGCAGGGCTCGCACCAGCTGTCGGCCCTGGCCGACGCCAACGGGCTCCTGGTCGTGCCGGAGGAGGTCACCGAGCTCCCGGCGGGTGCCCTGGCGGAGGTTCTGGTCCTGCCCGATCGCTGA
- a CDS encoding GNAT family N-acetyltransferase has translation MNRRQRWPVTLQEGPIALRPLRLRDAPVLRDTRARNAEWLRPWEPTYPEMPLRTTGLTPYVAMIQAIRRESRQGLSMPWSITYEGRFVGQLTVGAIVWGSARSAQVGYWVDSAYAGRGITPTAVALAVDHSFFTVGLHRIEANIRPENRASRRVVTKLGFRDEGVRRRQLHIDGAWRDHICYALTAEEVPQGVLRRWYDGASSGPSEEGGSGPDSGLGPQDPNGGGDPRDPASPHPGSN, from the coding sequence GTGAATCGCAGGCAGAGGTGGCCCGTCACCCTTCAGGAGGGGCCGATCGCGCTTCGCCCTCTGCGCCTTCGCGACGCCCCCGTGCTGCGGGACACCCGGGCCCGCAACGCCGAGTGGCTGCGGCCCTGGGAGCCCACGTATCCCGAGATGCCGCTGCGGACCACCGGGCTCACGCCCTACGTCGCGATGATCCAGGCGATCCGCCGAGAGTCCCGGCAGGGGCTGTCGATGCCGTGGTCGATCACCTACGAGGGCCGCTTCGTCGGTCAGCTCACCGTCGGCGCCATCGTGTGGGGTTCGGCCAGGTCCGCGCAGGTCGGGTACTGGGTCGACAGCGCCTACGCGGGGCGCGGGATCACCCCGACCGCGGTCGCCCTGGCGGTCGACCACTCCTTCTTCACCGTGGGACTCCACCGGATCGAGGCCAACATCCGCCCCGAGAACCGTGCCAGCAGACGCGTGGTCACCAAGCTCGGATTCCGGGACGAGGGGGTGCGCAGACGCCAGCTCCACATCGACGGGGCCTGGCGGGACCACATCTGTTACGCGCTCACGGCGGAGGAGGTCCCCCAGGGCGTGCTGCGTCGCTGGTACGACGGAGCGTCTTCCGGGCCGTCCGAGGAGGGTGGTTCCGGCCCTGATTCCGGTTTGGGGCCACAGGACCCGAACGGTGGCGGTGATCCGCGCGATCCGGCGAGCCCGCACCCGGGATCGAACTGA
- the galU gene encoding UTP--glucose-1-phosphate uridylyltransferase GalU has product MSADTDQTRPRADTASVTKAVVPAAGLGTRFLPATKATPKEMLPIVDKPAIQYVVEEAVEAGLHDLLMITGRSKRSIEDHFDRAYELEEALAAKGEEGKLRSVRESSDLAQVHYVRQGEPRGLGHAVLCAQAHVGDNPFAVLLGDDLIESADLLRRMIEVRENHGGSVVALMEVEPEQVSLYGCAAVETTGEDDVVTVTDLVEKPSPEQAPSRWAIIGRYVCDPAVFPVLHRTPPGRGGEIQLTDALKELARTSPDEGGGVRGVLLRGNRYDTGNKADYIRTVVEFACRRPDLADELLPWLRDFVERQERARV; this is encoded by the coding sequence ATGAGCGCCGACACCGACCAGACACGACCCCGTGCCGACACCGCCTCCGTGACCAAAGCGGTCGTGCCGGCGGCGGGACTGGGCACCCGGTTCCTGCCCGCCACCAAGGCCACCCCCAAGGAGATGCTGCCGATCGTGGACAAGCCCGCGATCCAGTACGTCGTGGAGGAGGCCGTCGAGGCCGGGCTCCATGATCTGCTGATGATCACCGGGCGCAGCAAACGCTCCATCGAGGACCACTTCGACCGTGCCTACGAGCTCGAGGAGGCCCTGGCGGCCAAGGGCGAGGAGGGCAAGCTCAGGTCGGTCCGTGAGTCCAGCGACCTCGCCCAGGTCCACTACGTCCGCCAGGGCGAGCCGCGCGGCCTGGGGCACGCGGTGCTGTGCGCGCAGGCGCACGTGGGCGACAACCCCTTCGCGGTACTCCTCGGCGACGACCTCATCGAGTCCGCGGACCTGCTCCGTCGCATGATCGAGGTCCGCGAGAACCACGGCGGCAGCGTCGTCGCGCTCATGGAGGTGGAGCCGGAACAGGTCTCCCTCTACGGCTGCGCCGCCGTGGAGACCACCGGTGAGGACGACGTCGTCACCGTCACCGACCTGGTCGAGAAGCCCTCCCCGGAGCAGGCCCCGAGCCGGTGGGCGATCATCGGCCGCTACGTGTGCGACCCGGCGGTCTTCCCGGTCCTGCACCGCACCCCGCCCGGCCGGGGCGGCGAGATCCAGTTGACCGACGCACTCAAGGAACTGGCCCGCACCAGCCCCGATGAGGGCGGGGGCGTACGTGGGGTCCTGCTGCGCGGCAACCGCTACGACACCGGTAACAAGGCCGACTACATCCGCACCGTGGTCGAGTTCGCCTGCCGCCGGCCGGACCTCGCAGACGAGCTCCTGCCCTGGCTGCGCGACTTCGTGGAGCGGCAGGAGCGGGCCCGGGTCTGA